CGGCGCACTGTGGATGCGCCCGCCCTCTTCCCCGGCCCCCCTCCCGCCATGCGCGGGAGAGGGGAGCAAACCCTTGACGGATTCAGCGCATGCAATTCATGCGGGATCGGCTCAGGTCACCGGCTTTCCGTCGGCCGTCTTATCCGTGGTTTTCTCCGTGGCCGCTTGCCTGCGGTCAGCCGATTCGCCGCGTTGATCCAGTTCGCGCTTGAACGCCATATCGACCGGCTTGGGCGCGACCGTGATGCCGGGGCGCACACGCTGCAGGCCATTGACCACGATCTTCTCGTCGGCCTTCAAACCCTGGCGGATCACGCGTAGCCCTTCATACGACGGTCCAAGCGTGACTTCGCGATAGGCCAGCTTGTTGGCGCCATCCAGCACCAGCACAAACTTCTTGCCCTGGTCGGTGCCGATGGCGCGGTCGTTGATCAGCACCACCGGGTGCGGCGTGCCGCCGCCGAGCTTGATGCGCGCATAGAGCCCTGGCAGCAGGCGGCCGTCCGGGTTGTCGAACACGGCGCGCACGCGGATGGTGCCGCTCTTGGTGTCGAGCCGGTTGTCCAGCGACTGGATATGGCCCTCGCGCGGATAGTCCTCGTCGTTGGCCAGGCCCAGGAACACCGGGAGCTTTGACTGGCCACCTTCGCCACCGGACGCACCGGACGCTCCAGACGCTTTGTCCGCCGTATAGCGCAGGTAGGTCTGCTCGTCGAGCTCGAAGCTGGCGTACACCGGCGAGACCGACACCACCGTGGTCAGCACCGGCGTGCCGGCACCAGCCGCCACCAGGTTGCCCACCGTGATCTCGGCGCGCGATACCCGCCCGCTGACCGGCGCGGTAATGCGGGTATAGGCCAGGTTAAGGCGAGCCACATCCAGCGAGGCCTGCGCGGCACGCACATTGGCGATGGCTTCGCGCGAACCGTTGTCGCGCTCATCAAACTCGCGGCGCGATACCGCGTTGTCCTGCACCAGGCGCTGCGCGCGGGCCAGCTCCGTCTGCGCGTGGCCGGCACGCACTTGCGCGGCTGCCAGCGCGGCTTCCGCGCGCGCTACCTCCGCGGCATAAGGACGCGGGTCGATGGTGAATAGCAGATCGCCCTTCTTTACCAGCGCGCCTTCACGGAAGTGCACTGCGTCGATGGTGCCGCCAACGCGGGCGCGAATCTCAACCCGGTCCACCGCTTCCAGACGGCCGGAGAACTCATCCCATTCGGTGATGGTCTTGCCAAGGGCGGCTGCCACGTCCACGGTGGTGGGTGCTGCCGGGCCAGGCACGGCCTGCGCCTCGCCGGCGTGCCAGGGCTTGAAGATCGAGGTGGCCAGGCCAGCGCCGAGCACTGCGACGATGGCCAGCGCAATCATGGTGCGTCGAGTTTGCTGATTCATTTTCTTGACTCCGTATTCCGTCTGCGGGTTTTCTTCAACTGGAAAGCAAAAATAGGACGAACGCCCCCGCCGGAGCGCGCAAACGGAGCGCGCCCGGTACGCCTGCTGCTCGCAGGCCGGCTTGGCTGATTGGTAACGCGGGATCAGCCGGGCGGGCTGGCTCCTGTCTGGCGTTCGGCCTTGGGTGAGGCGTCGTCGTCGCCGGCAAGATAGCCTTGCAGGTAACGCGCGCCTTCGTTTATCCACACCTGACATCGGTCGTGGGACACTTCCACGCCGGCGCCACAGGCACCGGGCATGATCTGGACCTGCGCCGGCACACTGGCCGTCTGCAGGCGGCTGACGAAGGCTTCGCCTTCGGCGCGCAAGGCATCTTCTTCCGCCACCTGCACAAAGGTGGGCGGCAGGCCGGCCAGCCGCGAAGCCAGCGCCGGGGCCGCGTAGGGATGCACGCTGGCGGCCGGGGTCGGCAGGTAATCGCGGTAGTAGCCCGCCAGGCGCTGGAGCATTTCCAGCGGCACGCTGCGCCCGCCCTGCCCGACCGAGCACGAGGCGTGCTGCAGGCACGGATCGGTGACCGGGCGGATCAGCCACTGCGCGCGCGGCTCGGGCAAGCCGCGGTCGCGCAGCATCTGCGACAGCGCGATCGCCAGGTTGCCACCGGCTTCTTCGCCCACCAGGGCAAAGCGCTGCTTATCCACCTTCAGGCGCCGCGCATGGCGCAGTACCCATTCGGCGGTATGAAACACGTCCTCCGGCGCCGCCGGGAACGGAAAATCGGGGGCCAGCGAATACGCCGGGGTGACCACCACCGCAGGCACCGTCACAGCCAGCGAGCGCGCCAGGCGCTGGGATTTGTCCGGGCTGCCTTCCACAAAGCCGCCCGCATGCAGGTAGATCAGCCACGGCAGCAACGGTGCGGCCTTACCCTCCGGATAGCCCGGCGGGTAATTCAGGCGCACCGCGATAGTGCGCCCGCAGCTCTCCACCGTGTGCTCGGTCACTCGCCCCTCGGCCAGTTCGGCTGCTAAGGCTGCTGCTGCGGCTTTCGATTGCGAGGGCGACATGTCGGTCACGTGCGGCGCGAGGGCGACGCATCCATTGCATATTGCGATGCAGCGAATTATGGTGGTTGATGAAGGTGGGATAAAGCGAGGCTTTACCAATGCACTGTTTCTCCGGTGAAATAATCGGGCATGTGGCGTCCAGGAAACCCTTTGCTGTGCAAGGTCATCCATTTTGTGCTCCACTCCCGCACTTGCGCAGCCGCGCAAGCCGTCATGAGCCATGCCGGGCCGCGCCCCACCCGGGTGCCTGTCCCGCCAGCCAGACCTGCCTGTTACCTTACCCAGGGGAGTGAACATGGATCGTCTCGTATCAATGCAGGCCTTCACCCGCGTGGTGGATGTCGGCAGCTTTGCGCGCGCGGCGGAGGCCATGGACCTGCCCAAGGCCACCCTCACCCGGCTGATCCAGAACCTGGAAACCCATCTCGGCGTGAAGCTGCTGCACCGGACCACCCGGCGCATCAGCGTGACCACCGACGGCGCCGCCTATTACGAGCGCTGCGTGCGGATCCTGGCGGACGTGGAAGAGGCCGAGCAATCCCTCACCCACCAGAACAACACGCCGCGCGGCACGCTGTGCGTGGACACCACCGCCGGGCTTGCGCAGCTGGTGCTGATCCCCAAGCTGCACGAGTTTTTTGCCGCCTACCCCGAGCTCAAGATGGAACTCACCATCAACGGCAAGCCCATCGACCTGCTCAAGGAAGGCGTGGACGTGGTGCTGCGCGTGGGCGACCCGGTCGACGACACCATGGTGGCGCGCCGCATTGGCCAGCTGCGGCTGGGGCTCTACGCCTCGCCGGTCTATCTCAAGCGCAACGGCACGCCCACCCAGCCCAGCGAACTGACGCAGCACCGGGCCGTGAACTACCTGTCCAACCGCACCGGCCGCGAAATACCGTGGCCGCTCGGGCAAGGCGAGCAGCGCACGGAAATGCTGCTGCCCTCGTCCATTTCCACCAACGACGGCGACGTCTACCTGAGCTGCGCGCTGGAAAGCCACGGCATCGCCCGCATCTCGCGTGCCATGGCCCTGCCCTATGTGGAAAGCGGCCGGCTGGTCGAAGTCCTGCCCGACTGGCCCACGGACTCGTTGCCGATCGCCGCGATGTATCCGCAAAACCGCCACCTGTCGGCCAAGGTGCGCGTGTTCGTCAACTGGGTGGCCGAGCTGTTCGCGCACCATCCGCAGTTTGGCGAGACCCAGGCGGGGCAGCCTCAGCCGTCCCGCCAACCCAAACTGGCGGCCTGAGCGCAACACGGGCGTACTGCGCACTGGCACCGGCTACACCGCGCCGGAGGATGCGGCGGACGCAGAGAAGGTTGAGCCCTGCGCCACGGCCAGCGCCTCCACCTCGAACAACATCCCGTCAAGCGCCAGCCGCGGCACCGGAATCAAGGTGCACGCCGGCTTGGGCGCATCGCCCCAGGCCCGCTCCACCGCCGCCACCAGCACGGCCAGGCGTGCCTCGTCGTGATCCACAACCAGCACGGTCAGCTTGGCCACATGGCGCAGTTGCGCGCCCGCAGCGGCCAGCGCCACGCCCAGGTTGTCGAACGCCTGGCGCACCTGCGCCTCGAAACTGTCCGGCAGGCTGCCATCCGCAAGCTCCCCACCCTGCCCGGCCACGCAGACAAGGCCCGCGCCGGGCGCGACCATCGCCACATGGGAGTAACCGTTGGCGCTGGGATCATAGAGACCAAGCGGATTAAGCATGGTGAGCTGACGCGATGCGTGTTGGGTACGAGTGGCTTGCATGGGACGATTTCCTTGATAGACAGCACTGAGTCAGCACCGAGACAGCGTTGAGACAGCAACAATCGGCTTGGCCGGATGCAGGGCAGGCTCGACATTGCCGCCCGCCTGCCCTAATATCCAAGATAGTTTTTGGATATTAGGGTGCGCCCATGAATTATGCAAACAATAACTTGGATAACCCTACGGGGTCTCCGGGTGATCGCATCCTGTTCCTGCTGAAGACCAAGGGCGCGGCATCGACCACGCAGATCGCCCAGGCGCTAGGCGGCACCGCCGAGGCCGCGCGCCAGCAGGTGCAGAAGCTGCTCGCCGCCGGGCTGGTCGAGGGCCGCCAGCAAAGCGCCAGCGGCGCAGGCCGGCCGCGCCAGGATTGGGCCCTCACCGCCAGCGGGCACGGCCGCTTTCCCGATACGCACGCGCAACTCACCATCCAGTTGATCGGATCGGTGCGGCAGTTGTTCGGCGAGCAAGGCATGGACAAGCTGATCGGCCAGCGCGAGTCCGAAACCCGCGCGCAATATCTCGCAGCAGTCGCCGGCCAGGGCGAGTTGCAGCAGCGGCTGGCCACGCTCGCCGCGCTGCGCCACGCCGAAGGCTACATGGCGCGCCTTGAGCAAGACGGCAAGGACTGGCTGCTGATCGAAGACCATTGCCCGATCTGCGCCGCTGCGCAGACCTGCCAGGGGTTCTGCCGGGCCGAGCTGCGGATCTTCCAGGAGGTCGTCGGGGCGCAAGCCACCGTCACTCGCGAAGAGCATCTGCTAAGCAACGCGCGGCGCTGCGTCTATCGGGTCAGCGCCACGGCATAGGTGCCATAGGCTGGTGCTAGCGTGGATTGGCCACCCCCGGCCGCCAGTGCTATCTCGCTGCGCAGCCACGGGCGCCGTGCCGCGCCAGCCGATTCGAAATCCCCCGTAACACCTGCAAAAACGCCTTGCCGGTAACAAGGCTGCGAGTGCTAGGATAAGCATGTGACCTCCCCGGCGGACAGCGCCGTTGGAGCGTTACATGCAGTACGTCCTGCAGTACGTCCAATACGGGCGTACGTGCACCAAGTGTAAGTGCGCCGTTCACTGACATGCCTGGGAGATTGCAAAATGACTCCAACCCTCTTTTGGCAAAATGTGAAGCGCAGCGCCACGCTCACCATTCTGCTCGGCAGCCTGTTCGCCGGCTGTGCGCTGCCCGCGCACGCGGGCGATATCACCGGCGCTGGCTCCACCTTCGTCTATCCGCTGCTGGTGAAATGGGCGGCCACCTACTACGCCAAGACCGGCCAGCAGGTGAACTACCAGCCCACCGGCTCGGGCAACGGCATCCGGCAGATCAAGGCGGCCAATGTCACGTTCGGCGCCTCCGACATGCCACTCAAGCCAGATGAATTACGCGCAGCCGGGCTGGTCCAGTTTCCGGTGGTTGTCGGTGGCGTGGTGCCGATTGTCAACCTGGATGGCGTGGCCCCGGGCCAGATCCGCTTTACCGGCCAACTGCTGGCGGATATCTACCTTGGCAAGATCGCCAACTGGGACGACCCGGCCATCAGCGCGATCAACCCCGGCATCCACTTCCCGAATCAAAAGATCCTGGTCGTGCATCGCAGCGACAGCTCCGGCACAACCTTCAACTGGGCCGATTACCTGTCCAAGGTCAGCGACGAATGGAAAGGCAGCGTGGGCTCGGGCACCACTGTCAAATGGCCGGCAGGTGTCGGCGCCAACGGCAACGAGGGCGTGGCCACCTACATCAAGAATGTCAAAGGGGCGATCGGCTATGTCGAGCTGACTTACGCACTGCAACGCAAGCTGCCCTACACGGCCGTGCGAAACCGGGACGGCGAGTTTATCGAGCCCGCGCGGGAGAGCTTCAGCGCAGCGGTAGCATCCGCGGACTGGAACCAGCACCCCGACTTCTATCAGGTCATCACGGACGCGCCCGGCACGCAGGCGTGGCCAATTACCGGCGCCGTGTTCGTGATCATGCCAAAAGCCCCGAAGGATCCCGCCAGCGCCAAAGCCGCACTCGCGTTCTTCCGTTGGGCACTGAATGACGGACAGGCCGATGCGGCGGCAGAACACTACGTGGCGCTACCGCCCGTGCTGGTCAAGCAGATCGAAGCCTACTGGGTGGACAACCTGAAGTAAGTGCGAGCAGCGAGTTCGGGATGCCCTGCGCTGCAGCGGGTTCCCGGTTTCCCGGCTTCCGCTCAGTGCTCCGTAGCGCCGGCGTGGGCACTCCAGTCGATATGGTCCGAGAGATAGTGCCTGTACGCGTACTCGACATCGGCGTCGGCGTCTTCATGGGCCTGGAGCGGATTGTCCCTGCACATGGGGCAAGTGTGGCGTGATGACGCTTGCGTCTGCGTGCCCTCCATCATGGTCACAAACCCTCTGTAACGCCCCCAGGGCAATTCCTCGACAGAAGTGACGAGGAACAAATCGCCGCGCTGATACGTTGCCATGGCTGCACTCCTGCATGCTGAACGGGGACATTCATTCTAGCAACGGCTTGCGCGATGGCAACCCCGGTTTGGCAGCCTAGAAGCCGAGGTTACTCAAGCGCCGCTGGCGCGTCCTCTTGCGCCCCTTCCTGCGCCAGCTTGCACTGGCGATCCAGGAAATCGCTGGCGTGGCCGTTGCTGCCAGCCTCACGATCGACCGGCTGGTCCACGATGACAAAGCCACCCGTGCCCGCGGCATCCGCCACATAGGTGACAAACACGCCCCGGTCCGGCACGACTGACGCCGCCGCGCCAAGCCGCTGCTTGATGAGCAGGAATGGATTGACGGGCATCGCCGCTCCCGGCGAAGGCACGAACACCGCCTGCACCGGCTTGCCCATGAACCGCAGCGCCGTCCAGGTGGTCCCGATACGCGCGCTCGCGCCGGCGACAAAGTCCCTGGCATCCCGGCTGATGCAGTCCAGATGGATATGCATCTGCTCCTGGCTGCGCGCCGCCTTAGCATTGATCGCCAGCCCCAGGATGCCATCGGGCAACGGCCGCCCGCGTGCCTGCCCGACAAACCGCCTGGCGTCCCAGCCGAATGCCCACGGGTTCGCCCCACCGTCCTCCCAGACGCCGGGTTCCTCCACACCAGTCACGCGATGATCCGGAATGACGAGAAAATGCGAGCGGCCGATAGCATCCTTGTAGAGCACCAGGCCTTTTTCACGATCCACCAACACGCAATCGGGGTGATGCCGCGCGCCGGGTGCCAGGCAGCGCGCCTGCACGTTACGCCACAGCCCGTCCTTGGCAAACAACGCAAGAAGCCCGACGTCCGCATCGGCCCAGGCACTTGGCGCCATGCAAAGCACCAGCAGCATGGCCAATCGCCGCGCCGTGGCACCAAAAACAAAAAGAGCCATCAACCTGATGGCTCCACACCCCGCGAACAAACAAGCCAAGCACACCCCTCCCCCAACATCCCCGGCATTCTTGGACGCACGGTGAGACCACAAAGCGAGGGAGAGGCCAACCGACTCGTTACGACGACTACGGCGATCCAGGCCTGGGGCTGTCGTGGGTATTGGCATTCGGAACTTATGCACCTGAGTCGGTATAGCCTGCATTGTGCAGGACAAATATGGCAAGACGATGGCGTGTTTATCGACGCTGCATTCCTATACTAAAGAACGTGCCCCGCCGATTATCAGGCGAGTGCCTGACCAAGCCCTTTCGCCCTTTCGCGACAGGCGACAGCACTGCGCCGTATCACGCACCGCCGCTTCCTGCCGGGTGGCAGGCAATATGAAAACCGAATCTCAGTCCTCGATGATCGCCAGGATATCCGAAGCCCTGAAAGTCCCGGTGGAGGAAGTGGAGCGCGCGTATTTCGCGGCCTGGCACGAGCTTCAGGCCGGCGCCAAGATTCACGACTACCTGGCACTGTTTGCCGCCAGGCGCGTGACGGAGGCGTTTCGGAAACAACAGCAATCTTCAGCGCTGCCACCGCCCCCTGTTCCGGCATCGGCCGCGCCGCCGCGCTATGTCTAGCCGCCAAAGGGGCCGAAGTCATCGCTGGCGCGCGCCGCACCTGAGCTAGAGGGGTGATGGAGCGGCGTTCCTGAGACCACCGGCTTTCTGCGTACCAAACGCCACTTTGTGCGATTTTCTCCGCTTGTCCGCGTAGCACGGACACGGACAAGAAACGTGCGAGGCTCAAACGGCGCGCACGCTCTCCCCCGCTATCGATCAGCCCCTATCGAGAGGACTCTCCTCTTCCTTGTTGTTTGCGTCCGCCTGTCGCGACCCGCTTGTATCTATTCATAAGACATCGCGACCCAAGTAAGAGAACACTTCCAAGCCATTGATATACAATGAATCCTTGAAATGACTATCTATTCATTATCTATTCATGCCCGCCCAACCATCCGCCCTGCTGGAAATCCTTAGCGAGGGACCCGCCAACGCGGCGAGCTTGTGCCTGCGGCTGAAGATCAGCCAGCCCACGCTGTCCCGCCGTATCGCAGAAGCTGGCGACCGCATTGCGCGTGTTGGCAACGCGCGGGCTGTGCGGTATCTGGCATGCCGGATTGTGGCGGGGCGGACGCAATTTGCGCTGCACCGTGTTACGGCTGCAGGTCGGATTGAACAGTGGGGCGAGCTGCTGCCAGTCCATCCAGGCTTTGTCCTACGCCAAAGTGGCGAAGACGACTGCTTGCTGGAAGGCTTGCCATGGTGGCTACAGGACATGCGCCCGCAAGGCTTTATCGGGCGGCACTGGGTGCGCCACCGTGCCGCTGCGCTAGGTTTGCCAGATGACCTGCTCAATTGGAGCGACGACCATGTGCTGACCGCGCTGGCGGCGGGAGAGCATGATGTGCCCGGCAATCTGCTGCTGGGTGACGCAAGCCGCTCCGCCTGGCTGGCACACCAGCCGGACAGCATCGCCACGAGTGACCGCGCACAGCACTACCCGCGCCTTGCTGCTCAATCCATGGCGGGCGAATTGGTAGGCTCCAGTGCCGGCGGGGAGCAACCCAAATTCGCCGTGCACGTGAATGGGCATGCAGTCCTCGTCAAGTTCAGTGCCGCGCAGGACAACGCGATTAGTCAGCGCTGGCGTGACTTGCTGCTGGCGGAGCATCTCGCCCTGCAACAGTTGGCCAATCACGGCCTGTCCGCCGCAAATAGCGAAGTGCTGGATGTTAACGGCCAGCGCTTCCTGCAGCTATCGCGCTTCGACCGCACCGAGCAGGGTGGTCGGCGTGGCGTGGTGTCACTGGCCACCCTGGACGCGGAATTCGTCGGGCGAGCTCGCGCGACCTGGCCGGAACTCACCGAAGCACTGCTCAAGCAGGGCCGCATTACGGCGCCAGCGCATCAGGATGTCTGCCGGCTATATGCCTTCGGCCGCCTGATCGGCAACAGTGATATGCACAACGGCAACCTTGCCTTTCTGCATGAAGGCACCATGCCCCTGTCGCAGGCTCCTGCTTATGACATGCTGCCCATGGCCCTGGCCCCGGACCGCAGCGGCGCAATGCGCGACAGCCTGCCCGCGCTCACACTGCCCACTCAGCCGCCGGCCAGTGCATGGCACGAAATGCTGCCGTTGGCCCGCGCCTACTGGCGGCGCCTCGCCGAGCACCCGCTGGCCAGTTCAGAATTTTCGGACATCGCCGGACGGCAGCAGGCCTGGCTCGACGAAGCCGGTCGGCAGCTCGAGCGGCTGGCCTGAGGGCAAACACGCCCGCATGCTCTGGGACCACGCCGGCAAAAAAAGCGTGCGTGCTGGAACCCGACGATTCTGCTGTCGAATCACCATTCTCCGAGGCTCAATGACCAAGACCGCTCTTGGCGATCTGCTGCTCCACGAACTGGGCGAACAGTGCATGCAGACGCGTCGTCGGATGAAGATTGTCCGCGAACATGTAGGTCTGATCGGCATTGGCCGTCACGTAGGTAGCCGGCGAGCATAGCAAGGCCGTGTCGTGAGGTGTTTTCGAAGGGTCGCAGGCGGCGCCGGTGTTTGATACGACGAAGCCATTGGCCTGAAAGTTCGCAATGATCTGGTTCTCCCAAGTATAGGAATCGACCTGGATGACCTTGCCTTGCAGGCCAGCGGCCTGCAAGGCAGAGTTCAGGCTGTTGTTGAAGATTTGCGATAGCTGGGTCAGGTTTGCCCCGCCGTCGGCCGAGGCAATGCCTTCGGGCGAAAGTCCGACATTCGGGACATTGACCAAGACGACATGCGTGGCGCCGTTCTGGATGATCTGTCCGACAATTTGCGCCAGGGTGGTTGCCGCCGTCTGCACGGTCTGCGCCGCCGCCGGCAGCGCCCCGGCGCGAAGCACGTCGTTCGATCCAGCCCAGACCAGCACCAGTTGATTGGCGTTGAAGCTATTGTGTGCGGATAAATAGCTCGAAACCTGCTGGCTGACGGGCATTTCGACGTTGCCGATCACGTCAGTCAGAAAATTGTTCAGGTTTGCCGGCGTTGCCACCGTGGCGCCGCCCTGCGCATAGCCGAGGCCGCCGTGGGCACTCAACTGATGCGTGATGCCGATCGTAAACGCAGCGCTTAGCGTATCGCCATAGTATTGCGCAACATCCTGAGTCCACACTTGCCCAGGATTGGTTGTGAATCGCCCTCCGCCGACCGCGCTAGCGATCGGCGCAAAGGTCCCGACATCGGACAGGCTGTCGCCAAACGAGACCACTTGCAGAGCAATGCCGCCCGCCGGGCCGGACGCGCCACTGCTGCTACCCGAGCCGCCTGCGCCTCCATCCCCGCCGCATGCGGCAACCAGAAAAATCACCACGGCAAAAATCGCGACACGTACCTGATCGATGCTTCTTTGCATGGTTTCTCCCCCGCAGGTTGGCTCATCAGCAGCCCATCAGTAGCTAGACTAGCGAAGGTCCCTGCGCGATGCCGCATGACCCATTGATTATAGTGACCTGAACGGGCCGTGCGGTCGGTACGGTGCCGGACATGGTCGACGTCCGGATGTCAATCCGGCCCGGATCAACAAGCAGGGGCCGCACCCCGTGCAGCGAGCGCCACTCTTCCGAATCAACGTTGAGCGTCGGCTTTGCCGGAAGCTGCGGCAGCATCCAGAGCCAGCATCGCGGGCCCGATCATCGCCTGCAAGCGAGCGCGGCTGACGCCGTCGCGGGCCTGCACGGAGATGCCGTGCAACAGCGCGCCGTAGAGATCGCCAAGCGCGGCGATGTCGGTGTCCTGCCGCAGTTCACCGTTTTGCACCGCCGCATGCAGCCGGTCAATGATGGATTGCGTGCGCTGGCGGCGATGCTCCGCCAGCCAGTCGGCGACCGGCTCGTTCTCGACTGCGCAGCTGCTGGCCGCGGACACCACCAGGCAGCCATGCGGACGGCCGCGTTTGGTGTAGGTCCGCGCCGCGTCGTTGAGCAAGCGTTCGATGGCCTGCCTGGCCGACGCCTCTTCCTGCATGGCGCGATCCGCGAAACCACCTTCGCCTGCTTCGTATAGCGCCACCGCTTCCCGGAACAACGCTTCCTTGCTGCCGAACGCCGCGTAGATGCGCGCCGAGGCCAGGCCCAGCGCCTCGACCAGCGTCGACATCGACGCGCCTTCATAGCCGCGCTCCCAGAACACGGTCATGGCCGTATTCAGGGCTTGGTCTCGATCAAATTCTCTAGGGCGTCCGGCCATGTTCTGCTCGTGATTGAATGCTGTCGCGGCGTGCATTTTACCGTCG
The Cupriavidus basilensis DNA segment above includes these coding regions:
- a CDS encoding TetR/AcrR family transcriptional regulator; the encoded protein is MTVFWERGYEGASMSTLVEALGLASARIYAAFGSKEALFREAVALYEAGEGGFADRAMQEEASARQAIERLLNDAARTYTKRGRPHGCLVVSAASSCAVENEPVADWLAEHRRQRTQSIIDRLHAAVQNGELRQDTDIAALGDLYGALLHGISVQARDGVSRARLQAMIGPAMLALDAAAASGKADAQR
- the yjjJ gene encoding type II toxin-antitoxin system HipA family toxin YjjJ produces the protein MCLRLKISQPTLSRRIAEAGDRIARVGNARAVRYLACRIVAGRTQFALHRVTAAGRIEQWGELLPVHPGFVLRQSGEDDCLLEGLPWWLQDMRPQGFIGRHWVRHRAAALGLPDDLLNWSDDHVLTALAAGEHDVPGNLLLGDASRSAWLAHQPDSIATSDRAQHYPRLAAQSMAGELVGSSAGGEQPKFAVHVNGHAVLVKFSAAQDNAISQRWRDLLLAEHLALQQLANHGLSAANSEVLDVNGQRFLQLSRFDRTEQGGRRGVVSLATLDAEFVGRARATWPELTEALLKQGRITAPAHQDVCRLYAFGRLIGNSDMHNGNLAFLHEGTMPLSQAPAYDMLPMALAPDRSGAMRDSLPALTLPTQPPASAWHEMLPLARAYWRRLAEHPLASSEFSDIAGRQQAWLDEAGRQLERLA
- a CDS encoding efflux RND transporter periplasmic adaptor subunit, which codes for MNQQTRRTMIALAIVAVLGAGLATSIFKPWHAGEAQAVPGPAAPTTVDVAAALGKTITEWDEFSGRLEAVDRVEIRARVGGTIDAVHFREGALVKKGDLLFTIDPRPYAAEVARAEAALAAAQVRAGHAQTELARAQRLVQDNAVSRREFDERDNGSREAIANVRAAQASLDVARLNLAYTRITAPVSGRVSRAEITVGNLVAAGAGTPVLTTVVSVSPVYASFELDEQTYLRYTADKASGASGASGGEGGQSKLPVFLGLANDEDYPREGHIQSLDNRLDTKSGTIRVRAVFDNPDGRLLPGLYARIKLGGGTPHPVVLINDRAIGTDQGKKFVLVLDGANKLAYREVTLGPSYEGLRVIRQGLKADEKIVVNGLQRVRPGITVAPKPVDMAFKRELDQRGESADRRQAATEKTTDKTADGKPVT
- a CDS encoding CDP-diacylglycerol diphosphatase produces the protein MALFVFGATARRLAMLLVLCMAPSAWADADVGLLALFAKDGLWRNVQARCLAPGARHHPDCVLVDREKGLVLYKDAIGRSHFLVIPDHRVTGVEEPGVWEDGGANPWAFGWDARRFVGQARGRPLPDGILGLAINAKAARSQEQMHIHLDCISRDARDFVAGASARIGTTWTALRFMGKPVQAVFVPSPGAAMPVNPFLLIKQRLGAAASVVPDRGVFVTYVADAAGTGGFVIVDQPVDREAGSNGHASDFLDRQCKLAQEGAQEDAPAALE
- a CDS encoding DUF3562 domain-containing protein, yielding MKTESQSSMIARISEALKVPVEEVERAYFAAWHELQAGAKIHDYLALFAARRVTEAFRKQQQSSALPPPPVPASAAPPRYV
- a CDS encoding SGNH/GDSL hydrolase family protein, whose product is MQRSIDQVRVAIFAVVIFLVAACGGDGGAGGSGSSSGASGPAGGIALQVVSFGDSLSDVGTFAPIASAVGGGRFTTNPGQVWTQDVAQYYGDTLSAAFTIGITHQLSAHGGLGYAQGGATVATPANLNNFLTDVIGNVEMPVSQQVSSYLSAHNSFNANQLVLVWAGSNDVLRAGALPAAAQTVQTAATTLAQIVGQIIQNGATHVVLVNVPNVGLSPEGIASADGGANLTQLSQIFNNSLNSALQAAGLQGKVIQVDSYTWENQIIANFQANGFVVSNTGAACDPSKTPHDTALLCSPATYVTANADQTYMFADNLHPTTRLHALFAQFVEQQIAKSGLGH
- a CDS encoding helix-turn-helix transcriptional regulator, which codes for MNYANNNLDNPTGSPGDRILFLLKTKGAASTTQIAQALGGTAEAARQQVQKLLAAGLVEGRQQSASGAGRPRQDWALTASGHGRFPDTHAQLTIQLIGSVRQLFGEQGMDKLIGQRESETRAQYLAAVAGQGELQQRLATLAALRHAEGYMARLEQDGKDWLLIEDHCPICAAAQTCQGFCRAELRIFQEVVGAQATVTREEHLLSNARRCVYRVSATA
- the pstS gene encoding phosphate ABC transporter substrate-binding protein PstS, with translation MTPTLFWQNVKRSATLTILLGSLFAGCALPAHAGDITGAGSTFVYPLLVKWAATYYAKTGQQVNYQPTGSGNGIRQIKAANVTFGASDMPLKPDELRAAGLVQFPVVVGGVVPIVNLDGVAPGQIRFTGQLLADIYLGKIANWDDPAISAINPGIHFPNQKILVVHRSDSSGTTFNWADYLSKVSDEWKGSVGSGTTVKWPAGVGANGNEGVATYIKNVKGAIGYVELTYALQRKLPYTAVRNRDGEFIEPARESFSAAVASADWNQHPDFYQVITDAPGTQAWPITGAVFVIMPKAPKDPASAKAALAFFRWALNDGQADAAAEHYVALPPVLVKQIEAYWVDNLK
- a CDS encoding alpha/beta hydrolase, giving the protein MSPSQSKAAAAALAAELAEGRVTEHTVESCGRTIAVRLNYPPGYPEGKAAPLLPWLIYLHAGGFVEGSPDKSQRLARSLAVTVPAVVVTPAYSLAPDFPFPAAPEDVFHTAEWVLRHARRLKVDKQRFALVGEEAGGNLAIALSQMLRDRGLPEPRAQWLIRPVTDPCLQHASCSVGQGGRSVPLEMLQRLAGYYRDYLPTPAASVHPYAAPALASRLAGLPPTFVQVAEEDALRAEGEAFVSRLQTASVPAQVQIMPGACGAGVEVSHDRCQVWINEGARYLQGYLAGDDDASPKAERQTGASPPG
- a CDS encoding LysR family transcriptional regulator, translating into MDRLVSMQAFTRVVDVGSFARAAEAMDLPKATLTRLIQNLETHLGVKLLHRTTRRISVTTDGAAYYERCVRILADVEEAEQSLTHQNNTPRGTLCVDTTAGLAQLVLIPKLHEFFAAYPELKMELTINGKPIDLLKEGVDVVLRVGDPVDDTMVARRIGQLRLGLYASPVYLKRNGTPTQPSELTQHRAVNYLSNRTGREIPWPLGQGEQRTEMLLPSSISTNDGDVYLSCALESHGIARISRAMALPYVESGRLVEVLPDWPTDSLPIAAMYPQNRHLSAKVRVFVNWVAELFAHHPQFGETQAGQPQPSRQPKLAA
- a CDS encoding RidA family protein, whose translation is MQATRTQHASRQLTMLNPLGLYDPSANGYSHVAMVAPGAGLVCVAGQGGELADGSLPDSFEAQVRQAFDNLGVALAAAGAQLRHVAKLTVLVVDHDEARLAVLVAAVERAWGDAPKPACTLIPVPRLALDGMLFEVEALAVAQGSTFSASAASSGAV